From Neobacillus sp. PS2-9, the proteins below share one genomic window:
- a CDS encoding C40 family peptidase, with amino-acid sequence MLKKLISVLAITIGLSSVFATTGDKAEAAYYHTKAISVAKANLGVPYRWGGITPGGFDCSGLVKYSYSKAGKVLPRTAADMFYTKGYRVSYLQPGDLLFYAPTKASRPTHVAMYIGAGKMIMASSSKGVIVTYTNNTYWNPKYIGAKRI; translated from the coding sequence ATGCTAAAAAAACTAATCTCTGTTCTTGCGATTACAATTGGACTTAGCTCAGTGTTTGCTACTACGGGTGATAAAGCGGAAGCGGCATACTATCATACAAAAGCAATTTCAGTTGCCAAGGCAAACCTTGGTGTTCCATATAGATGGGGTGGAATTACTCCGGGCGGTTTCGACTGTTCTGGTTTAGTGAAGTATTCTTACTCAAAGGCTGGTAAAGTACTGCCAAGAACGGCAGCGGATATGTTTTACACAAAGGGATATCGTGTTAGTTATTTACAGCCTGGAGATTTATTGTTCTATGCACCAACAAAAGCTAGCAGACCCACACATGTAGCCATGTATATTGGTGCAGGGAAAATGATCATGGCTTCATCATCAAAGGGTGTTATTGTTACCTATACAAATAATACCTATTGGAACCCAAAATATATTGGTGCCAAGCGTATTTAA
- the gcvPA gene encoding aminomethyl-transferring glycine dehydrogenase subunit GcvPA, with protein MKHRYLPMTEQDKKAMLETIGVSSIDELFSDIPEKVKFKGEYNIKPAKSETALMKELFQMASRNADLKRNVSFLGAGVYDHYMPVIVDHVISRSEFYTAYTPYQPEISQGELQAIFEFQTMICELTGMDVANSSMYDGGTALAEAAMLSAGHTKRKTILVSSAVHPESREVLKTYAKGQYLDVVEVPVTDGVTDVDALKGLVNADVAAVIVQYPNFFGRIEPLKELEEIIHENKSMFVVSSNPLSLGVLTPPGKFGADIVIGDAQPFGIATAFGGPHCGYFAVTTKLMRKVPGRLVGQTTDDQGRRGFVLTLQAREQHIRRDKATSNICSNQALNALAASVAMTALGKKGVREMAAANLQKTHYAKTAFKEAGFDIAYDGHSFNEFVVKLNKPVKEINQKLLQKGIIGGYDLGRDYAELANHMLIAVTEQRSKEEIDTLVKELGDLHA; from the coding sequence ATGAAACATCGCTATTTACCTATGACTGAACAAGATAAGAAGGCTATGCTTGAAACCATTGGTGTTTCTTCAATTGATGAATTGTTTAGCGATATTCCTGAGAAAGTAAAATTCAAGGGTGAATACAATATTAAACCGGCAAAGTCTGAAACTGCATTAATGAAAGAGCTATTCCAAATGGCCAGCCGTAATGCTGACTTAAAAAGAAATGTCTCTTTTCTAGGTGCTGGGGTATACGATCATTACATGCCTGTCATTGTAGATCATGTGATTTCTCGTTCCGAATTTTATACTGCCTACACTCCATACCAGCCAGAAATCTCACAAGGTGAATTACAAGCCATTTTTGAATTCCAAACGATGATTTGTGAATTAACAGGCATGGATGTAGCCAACTCTTCAATGTATGATGGTGGTACAGCACTGGCTGAGGCTGCGATGCTAAGCGCAGGTCATACAAAACGAAAGACTATTCTAGTGTCAAGTGCCGTTCATCCAGAGTCCCGTGAAGTTCTTAAAACATATGCAAAAGGTCAATACCTTGATGTCGTTGAAGTACCTGTAACAGATGGTGTAACAGATGTCGATGCTTTAAAAGGACTTGTGAATGCTGATGTTGCGGCTGTGATTGTTCAGTATCCAAACTTTTTTGGCAGAATTGAGCCGTTAAAAGAACTTGAAGAGATTATCCATGAAAATAAATCCATGTTTGTAGTGTCTAGCAACCCATTATCATTAGGTGTGTTAACACCTCCTGGAAAATTTGGCGCGGACATTGTGATTGGTGATGCACAACCATTTGGTATTGCAACAGCATTCGGGGGACCACACTGCGGTTACTTTGCAGTTACAACTAAATTAATGCGCAAGGTACCAGGACGTCTTGTTGGACAAACAACAGATGATCAAGGACGCCGCGGTTTTGTTTTAACGCTTCAAGCACGTGAACAGCATATCCGTCGTGATAAAGCGACATCAAATATTTGCTCTAACCAGGCATTGAATGCATTAGCAGCTTCGGTTGCAATGACTGCACTCGGTAAGAAGGGTGTACGTGAAATGGCAGCAGCAAATTTACAAAAGACTCATTATGCAAAAACTGCATTTAAAGAGGCTGGATTTGACATTGCTTATGACGGTCATTCATTTAATGAATTTGTTGTGAAATTAAATAAGCCAGTAAAAGAAATAAACCAAAAGCTGTTACAAAAAGGAATCATTGGCGGTTATGATTTAGGTCGTGACTATGCTGAACTTGCTAATCATATGTTGATTGCAGTCACTGAACAAAGATCTAAGGAAGAAATTGATACTCTTGTGAAAGAATTGGGGGATTTGCATGCATAA
- the gcvT gene encoding glycine cleavage system aminomethyltransferase GcvT, which produces MTELKRTPLFDVYKEFGGKTIDFGGWELPVQFSSIKEEHEAVRNRAGLFDVSHMGEIEVKGSDSLNYLQNMMTNDISKIKDGGAQYTAMCYENGGTVDDLLVYKIEDHHYLLVVNASNIDKDFKWLEDHLSGDVSIENLSEKTAQLAIQGPLAEQVLQKLTDTDLSGIGFFKFQREVSLDGKKALVSRTGYTGEDGFEVYCDAADAEQLWKDILQAGKEEGVLPCGLGARDTLRFESVLALYGQELSPEISPLEAGIAFAVKLNKEADFIGKEALKQQKEKGLSRKIVGIEMIDRGIPRHGYPVYKGDELIGEVTTGTQSPTLKRNIGLALISTEFTGLDTEVEVEIRGKRLKATVVPTPFYKKEKK; this is translated from the coding sequence ATGACTGAATTAAAACGTACTCCGCTTTTTGATGTATATAAGGAATTCGGAGGGAAAACCATCGATTTTGGTGGCTGGGAACTACCGGTTCAATTCTCTAGCATTAAAGAAGAACATGAAGCAGTCCGCAATCGTGCCGGATTGTTTGATGTGTCTCACATGGGAGAAATCGAAGTAAAGGGCTCTGACAGCCTAAACTATTTACAAAACATGATGACAAATGATATTTCAAAAATTAAAGATGGCGGTGCACAGTATACAGCCATGTGCTACGAAAATGGTGGAACGGTTGATGACTTGCTTGTTTATAAAATCGAGGACCATCATTACCTACTTGTTGTTAATGCATCAAATATTGATAAGGATTTCAAATGGCTTGAGGACCATTTATCAGGGGATGTAAGCATTGAAAATCTGTCTGAAAAAACAGCTCAGCTTGCTATACAGGGACCTCTTGCTGAACAAGTTTTACAAAAGCTTACTGATACAGATTTAAGTGGTATTGGCTTCTTTAAATTCCAGCGGGAAGTTAGCTTAGATGGTAAAAAAGCCCTCGTATCAAGAACAGGATACACAGGTGAAGATGGCTTCGAAGTGTACTGTGATGCCGCTGATGCCGAACAGCTTTGGAAAGACATCTTACAAGCAGGAAAAGAAGAGGGCGTTCTTCCATGTGGGTTAGGCGCACGCGATACTCTTCGTTTTGAGTCCGTTTTAGCTCTTTATGGGCAGGAGCTTTCACCAGAAATCTCTCCACTTGAAGCGGGAATTGCTTTCGCTGTTAAACTTAACAAAGAAGCTGATTTTATTGGTAAGGAAGCCTTAAAACAGCAGAAAGAGAAAGGCCTCTCTAGAAAGATAGTGGGGATTGAAATGATTGACCGTGGGATCCCACGTCATGGCTACCCTGTTTATAAAGGGGATGAGCTAATTGGAGAAGTAACAACTGGTACGCAATCACCTACATTAAAGAGAAATATCGGGCTTGCCCTTATTTCTACTGAATTTACTGGGCTAGATACTGAGGTTGAAGTAGAAATTCGCGGTAAACGCTTAAAGGCTACAGTCGTTCCAACACCTTTTTATAAAAAAGAAAAGAAATAA
- a CDS encoding rhodanese-like domain-containing protein, with the protein MNSLYTLLIIIVAVIIYSVFTFFYQKRIVKTVTEEDFRAGYRKAQLIDVREPNEFEGGHILGARNIPMSQMKMRMQEIRQDMPVYLYCQSGMRSARAAQFLHRKGYRDLTQLQGGFKKWSGKVKAKK; encoded by the coding sequence TTGAATTCACTTTATACCTTATTAATCATTATTGTAGCAGTTATTATCTACTCCGTTTTTACCTTTTTCTATCAGAAAAGGATTGTTAAAACGGTAACAGAAGAGGATTTCCGTGCGGGCTATAGGAAGGCACAGCTAATAGATGTTCGTGAGCCAAACGAATTTGAAGGTGGACATATCTTAGGTGCTCGTAATATTCCAATGTCGCAAATGAAAATGCGAATGCAAGAGATTCGTCAGGATATGCCTGTTTACTTATATTGCCAAAGCGGAATGCGCAGTGCACGTGCTGCTCAATTCTTACATCGTAAAGGCTATAGAGACCTTACCCAACTGCAAGGTGGATTTAAAAAATGGTCTGGTAAAGTAAAAGCAAAAAAATAA
- a CDS encoding patatin-like phospholipase family protein has product MKIDGVFSGGGIKGFALIGAYEEIESRGLQFVRVAGTSAGSIVAALIAAGYTSKEIYQLMDELDLTQLLDPRKLVIPFPFAKWLLVYWKLGLYKGNELEKWLKEKLEAKGLRTFSDLPPDALRVIASDLSNGQMVVLPNDLPKFGISPGSFSIAKAIRMSCSVPYFFEPVRLRSMDGVNILVDGGVLSNFPMWLFDQENVQKMRPVLGIKLSVSDYEHEKHKIKNGIQLFGALFETMKDAHDSRYISKKHVKNIIFIPAEGVLLTEFHLTEEKKRRLIDVGREQAKNFLDKWCY; this is encoded by the coding sequence ATGAAAATAGACGGCGTTTTTTCTGGAGGGGGCATAAAGGGGTTTGCTCTAATTGGCGCTTACGAAGAAATTGAAAGTAGAGGACTGCAGTTTGTAAGAGTAGCGGGTACAAGTGCAGGTTCCATTGTTGCTGCCTTAATCGCTGCTGGCTACACGAGTAAAGAAATATATCAATTAATGGATGAACTTGATTTAACACAATTACTCGATCCTCGAAAATTGGTTATTCCTTTTCCATTTGCAAAATGGTTGTTAGTTTATTGGAAGTTAGGACTATATAAAGGAAATGAACTTGAGAAATGGTTGAAAGAGAAGCTCGAAGCCAAAGGGTTAAGAACCTTTTCAGACCTACCACCGGATGCACTTAGAGTGATAGCATCAGACCTCTCAAATGGACAAATGGTTGTCCTTCCAAATGATTTACCGAAATTCGGGATTTCTCCTGGTTCTTTTTCCATTGCAAAAGCGATTAGAATGAGCTGTAGTGTTCCTTATTTTTTTGAACCCGTTCGATTACGATCAATGGATGGAGTAAACATTTTGGTAGATGGAGGAGTATTAAGCAATTTTCCTATGTGGCTATTCGATCAGGAAAATGTTCAAAAGATGAGGCCTGTTCTTGGCATTAAGTTAAGTGTTAGCGATTATGAGCACGAGAAGCATAAAATAAAAAATGGGATTCAACTATTTGGTGCATTATTTGAGACGATGAAGGATGCCCATGATTCAAGATACATCTCCAAAAAACATGTGAAGAACATTATCTTTATTCCTGCAGAAGGTGTTCTTTTAACTGAATTTCATCTTACTGAGGAAAAAAAACGGAGATTGATTGATGTAGGTCGGGAGCAGGCAAAGAATTTTTTGGATAAGTGGTGTTATTAG
- a CDS encoding vitamin B12-dependent ribonucleotide reductase produces MSVVFRQKMNIDFERLNEDIHLFPQVHPVTPDMKITHKGVSRLVMLDRYTFKDTEKITLTNGDFVVLTIKEDPKFPARGLGYIQEIDWENKKAKVLVDEEFRGVLDDPQEASTGVIVRSLDVIEKPLELFYEQIAKRNATGLASVEETEEKRQEWYEKFYQELVSMNFIPAGRVLYGAGANTDVTFFNCYVMPFVPDSREGISDHRKQVMEIMSRGGGVGTNGSTLRPRNTLARGVNGKSSGSVSWLDDIAKLTHLVEQGGSRRGAQMIMLSDWHPDIIEFIISKMQNPRILRFLIENTNDETIKKHASDKLKFTPLTLQETAMYQGIVNYKNIPGYGGFDEKIIADAEEKLVTGGNYTVHNSEFLTGANISVCLTKEFMEAVENDSEYELRFPYVEHYDQDEMKIYNEEWHKVGDVREWERMGHKVRVYKKIKAKELWNLINICATYSAEPGIFFIDNANDMTNAKAYGQQVVATNPCGEQPLAPFSVCNLAAVNLAEMADKDTKTVDFEKLKKTVAVGVRMQDNVINATPYFLEENKKQALGERRVGLGVMGLHDLLIYCETEYGSEEGNVLVDKVFETIATTAYRTSVELATEKGSFPFLKGETTEETNRLRQAFINTGFMKKMPEDVRQAILEKGIRNSHLLTVAPTGSTGTMVGVSTGLEPYFSFSYFRSGRLGKFIEVNADIVQEYLEQHPEADANNLPKWFITAMELAPEAHADVQCVIQRWIDSSISKTVNAPKGYSVEQVEKVYERLYSGGAKGGTVYVDGSRDSQVLTLKAEENTNEQLSMFDEKPKQHVVLVDTISDLRSTDVTIGSEVGNTCPVCRKGKVKEIGGCNTCTNCNAQLKCGL; encoded by the coding sequence ATGTCTGTAGTTTTTAGACAAAAAATGAATATTGATTTTGAAAGGTTGAATGAGGATATCCACCTTTTCCCCCAGGTACACCCAGTAACCCCAGATATGAAAATAACTCACAAGGGTGTTTCGCGTTTGGTTATGTTGGACCGCTACACCTTTAAAGACACAGAAAAAATTACTCTCACAAACGGCGACTTTGTAGTTCTCACCATAAAAGAGGATCCAAAATTTCCTGCACGAGGTCTTGGGTACATCCAGGAGATTGATTGGGAAAATAAAAAAGCAAAAGTTTTAGTCGATGAAGAATTTAGAGGAGTGCTAGATGACCCGCAAGAAGCTAGTACAGGGGTAATTGTCCGTTCCTTAGACGTGATTGAAAAGCCCTTGGAGCTATTTTACGAGCAAATTGCGAAACGAAATGCAACTGGCCTAGCCTCGGTTGAAGAAACGGAAGAAAAGCGACAAGAATGGTATGAAAAGTTCTATCAAGAGCTTGTTTCAATGAATTTTATTCCTGCAGGTCGTGTGCTGTATGGAGCTGGAGCAAATACAGATGTGACATTCTTTAATTGTTACGTGATGCCTTTTGTACCAGACTCACGAGAAGGGATCTCTGATCACCGTAAACAGGTAATGGAGATCATGAGCCGAGGCGGCGGTGTTGGGACGAATGGATCGACTTTAAGACCGCGGAATACACTTGCAAGAGGCGTAAACGGTAAATCATCTGGTTCGGTATCATGGTTAGATGATATTGCAAAATTGACGCACTTGGTAGAACAAGGCGGGTCGCGCCGCGGTGCCCAGATGATCATGCTTTCGGACTGGCATCCAGACATTATTGAATTTATTATTTCTAAGATGCAGAACCCTAGAATTCTACGATTCTTAATTGAAAATACAAATGACGAAACAATCAAGAAACACGCTAGCGATAAGCTTAAGTTCACACCGCTTACCCTGCAGGAAACAGCTATGTATCAAGGTATTGTGAATTATAAGAACATCCCAGGCTATGGTGGTTTTGATGAGAAAATCATTGCTGACGCAGAAGAAAAATTAGTTACTGGCGGTAATTACACTGTCCATAACTCAGAGTTCTTGACTGGTGCGAATATTTCCGTCTGCCTAACAAAAGAATTTATGGAAGCTGTCGAAAATGATAGTGAATATGAACTTCGTTTCCCATATGTTGAACACTATGATCAAGATGAAATGAAAATTTACAATGAAGAATGGCATAAAGTCGGTGACGTGCGTGAGTGGGAAAGAATGGGCCATAAAGTTCGTGTCTATAAAAAAATTAAAGCAAAAGAACTTTGGAACCTTATTAATATTTGTGCAACTTACTCTGCAGAACCTGGAATTTTCTTCATCGATAATGCCAACGACATGACAAATGCTAAAGCATATGGTCAACAAGTTGTTGCAACAAATCCGTGTGGAGAACAACCACTTGCACCATTTTCTGTGTGTAACCTTGCTGCAGTAAATCTTGCTGAGATGGCAGATAAGGATACCAAAACAGTTGATTTTGAAAAGTTAAAGAAAACTGTTGCCGTAGGAGTACGGATGCAGGATAACGTAATTAATGCAACACCATACTTCCTAGAAGAAAACAAAAAGCAGGCTCTAGGTGAGCGCCGTGTTGGTCTAGGTGTGATGGGCTTACACGATTTATTAATCTATTGTGAAACCGAGTATGGTTCTGAAGAAGGTAATGTATTAGTTGATAAAGTATTTGAAACTATCGCTACAACTGCGTATAGAACATCAGTTGAATTAGCAACAGAGAAGGGAAGTTTCCCATTCTTAAAGGGTGAAACAACAGAAGAAACCAATCGATTGAGACAGGCATTTATTAATACAGGATTCATGAAAAAAATGCCTGAAGACGTTCGCCAAGCAATTTTAGAAAAAGGAATAAGAAATTCACATTTGCTAACCGTTGCTCCTACGGGATCCACTGGGACCATGGTTGGAGTGAGTACAGGACTTGAACCTTATTTCTCATTCTCTTATTTCCGTAGTGGACGTCTTGGGAAGTTTATCGAAGTAAATGCGGATATTGTTCAAGAATATTTGGAACAGCATCCTGAAGCCGATGCGAACAATCTTCCAAAATGGTTCATAACAGCAATGGAATTAGCACCAGAGGCACATGCTGATGTCCAATGCGTCATCCAACGCTGGATCGATAGCTCCATCAGTAAAACCGTTAATGCACCTAAAGGCTATAGCGTAGAACAAGTAGAAAAAGTGTATGAGAGATTATATAGCGGCGGTGCTAAAGGTGGAACTGTTTATGTAGATGGTTCCCGCGATTCTCAAGTACTAACCCTTAAAGCAGAAGAAAATACCAATGAGCAGTTATCGATGTTTGATGAAAAGCCAAAGCAGCATGTTGTTCTTGTTGACACTATTAGTGACTTGCGTTCAACAGACGTAACAATTGGTTCTGAGGTTGGCAACACGTGCCCAGTTTGCCGAAAAGGAAAAGTAAAAGAAATCGGCGGCTGTAATACATGTACAAACTGTAATGCTCAATTAAAATGTGGATTATAA
- the gcvPB gene encoding aminomethyl-transferring glycine dehydrogenase subunit GcvPB, producing MHNQDQALIFELSTPGRIGYSLPEIDVPELDLSSLLPDGYVREEEPELPEASELDIMRHYTALSRRNHGVDSGFYPLGSCTMKYNPKINENVARFNGFAHVHPLQDESSVQGALELLYDLQQHLIEITGMDEVTLQPAAGAHGEWTGLMLIRAYHEANGDMKRTKVIVPDSAHGTNPASATIAGLETITVKSNENGLVDLEDLRRVVGEDTAALMLTNPNTLGLFEENILEMAEIVHGVGGKLYYDGANLNAVLSKARPGDMGFDVVHLNLHKTFTGPHGGGGPGSGPVGVKADLIPYLPKPIIAKRGEEYVLDYDRPQSIGRVKPYYGNFGINVRAYTYIRSMGPDGLKAVTEYAVLNANYMMRRLAEYYDLPFDRHCKHEFVLSGRRQKKLGVRTLDIAKRLLDFGYHPPTIYFPLNVEECIMIEPTETESKETLDSFIDIMIQIAKEAEVNPEIVQEAPHTTVVGRMDETTAARKPILKYQRA from the coding sequence ATGCATAATCAGGACCAGGCACTCATTTTTGAACTTAGTACACCAGGTCGAATCGGTTATAGCCTTCCAGAAATAGATGTACCTGAATTAGACCTTAGCAGTCTTCTTCCTGACGGTTATGTTCGTGAGGAAGAACCTGAACTTCCAGAAGCTTCTGAGCTTGATATTATGCGCCATTATACCGCGCTTTCTAGAAGAAATCATGGAGTGGATTCAGGTTTTTATCCTCTAGGTTCTTGTACGATGAAATATAATCCAAAAATTAATGAAAATGTGGCTCGATTTAATGGTTTTGCACATGTGCACCCATTACAAGACGAAAGCTCTGTTCAAGGAGCACTTGAGTTATTATACGACCTACAGCAACATTTAATTGAAATTACAGGAATGGATGAAGTGACACTTCAACCAGCCGCTGGTGCTCACGGAGAATGGACAGGATTAATGCTCATCCGTGCCTACCATGAGGCAAACGGTGATATGAAGCGTACAAAGGTCATCGTACCAGATTCTGCTCACGGTACAAACCCAGCATCCGCTACCATTGCTGGATTGGAGACAATTACAGTTAAATCAAATGAAAATGGTCTTGTTGATTTAGAGGATCTAAGAAGAGTAGTTGGCGAAGACACGGCAGCATTAATGTTAACAAATCCAAACACACTTGGACTTTTTGAGGAAAATATTCTTGAAATGGCTGAGATTGTTCATGGAGTGGGTGGAAAGCTGTATTACGATGGAGCTAACTTAAATGCCGTTTTATCTAAAGCTAGACCAGGGGATATGGGATTTGACGTGGTTCACTTAAATCTTCATAAAACTTTTACTGGCCCGCATGGCGGCGGTGGTCCTGGATCAGGTCCGGTTGGTGTTAAAGCAGATTTAATTCCGTATCTTCCAAAACCAATTATCGCCAAGCGCGGTGAAGAGTATGTGCTAGATTATGATCGTCCACAATCCATTGGACGTGTGAAGCCTTACTACGGTAACTTTGGTATCAATGTTCGTGCATACACATATATCCGCTCAATGGGCCCTGACGGCTTAAAGGCGGTAACGGAGTACGCAGTATTAAACGCGAACTATATGATGAGAAGGCTTGCTGAATACTATGATCTACCATTTGATAGACATTGTAAGCACGAGTTTGTTCTTAGCGGAAGACGTCAGAAAAAATTAGGTGTCCGTACACTCGATATTGCGAAACGTCTGCTTGATTTCGGCTACCATCCACCAACTATTTACTTCCCGTTAAATGTGGAAGAGTGTATCATGATTGAGCCAACTGAAACAGAATCAAAAGAGACTCTCGATTCATTTATCGATATCATGATCCAAATTGCGAAAGAGGCTGAGGTTAACCCAGAAATCGTTCAAGAGGCCCCACACACAACTGTTGTAGGCCGTATGGATGAAACAACAGCTGCGCGTAAACCAATTTTAAAATACCAAAGAGCATAA
- the splB gene encoding spore photoproduct lyase gives MEPFMPQLVYIEPKALEYPLGRELKEKFTKMGLEIRETTSHNQVRGIPGDNELQQYRNAKSTLVVGIRRTLKFDTSKPSAEYAIPLATGCMGHCHYCYLQTTLGSKPYIRTYVNLEEIFEQAQKYMDERKPEITRFEAACTSDIVGLDHLTHSLKKTIEFIGQTEFGELRFVTKFHHVDHLLDAKHNGRTRFRFSVNSRYVIKNFEPGTSSFEERLKAARKVANAGYPLGFIVAPIYMHEDWKEGYRELFERLSDELAGLEIPNLTFELIQHRFTKPAKNVIAKRYPKTKLEMDEGKRKYKWGRYGIGKYVYPNEEAKDLESTIRQYVAEYFPQAEVQYFT, from the coding sequence ATGGAACCGTTTATGCCACAGTTAGTCTACATTGAACCGAAAGCATTAGAATACCCACTTGGTAGGGAGCTAAAAGAAAAATTTACAAAAATGGGACTAGAGATAAGAGAAACCACTTCACATAATCAGGTTAGAGGAATACCTGGAGACAATGAATTACAGCAATATCGAAATGCAAAATCTACACTGGTGGTTGGAATCAGAAGAACATTAAAATTTGATACATCAAAACCATCTGCTGAATATGCCATACCACTTGCGACAGGATGTATGGGGCATTGTCATTATTGTTATTTACAAACAACGCTCGGAAGTAAGCCATATATTCGAACATATGTTAATTTAGAAGAAATTTTTGAACAGGCTCAAAAATATATGGATGAACGAAAACCTGAAATTACCCGATTCGAAGCAGCCTGTACATCGGATATTGTTGGCTTAGATCACTTAACACATTCTCTTAAGAAAACCATTGAATTTATCGGACAAACAGAGTTCGGAGAACTACGCTTTGTGACCAAGTTTCATCACGTGGATCACCTTTTAGACGCGAAACATAATGGAAGAACCCGGTTTCGGTTTAGTGTAAATTCACGCTATGTCATTAAAAATTTTGAACCTGGAACATCCTCGTTTGAAGAACGATTGAAAGCAGCTAGAAAGGTAGCTAACGCTGGTTATCCTTTAGGGTTTATTGTAGCGCCAATCTATATGCATGAGGATTGGAAAGAAGGATATCGTGAATTATTCGAAAGATTAAGTGATGAGTTAGCAGGACTAGAAATTCCTAATCTTACATTTGAACTCATTCAACACAGATTTACAAAACCGGCCAAAAACGTAATAGCCAAACGGTACCCAAAAACAAAGCTCGAAATGGATGAAGGGAAGCGAAAGTATAAATGGGGACGCTATGGGATAGGAAAATATGTTTATCCAAATGAAGAGGCTAAAGACTTGGAATCCACTATCCGTCAGTATGTAGCTGAATATTTCCCTCAAGCAGAAGTCCAATATTTCACATAA
- a CDS encoding SA1362 family protein — translation MAFLKNRTSFFVIGGLVILALVGLFGSFTANPAGFIQRIAIIALIGLAIYFLVRKFSISSPQKKEQRAFLKAAKKSKKRLQQKSGDATMKSSSLGTLTTLKKSNKTKKKSPAHLTVIDGKKGKKKNRASF, via the coding sequence GTGGCTTTCTTGAAAAATCGGACATCATTTTTTGTCATTGGTGGACTTGTCATTTTAGCTCTGGTTGGCCTATTCGGTTCATTTACAGCTAACCCTGCCGGTTTCATTCAGAGAATTGCTATCATCGCATTGATCGGTTTAGCTATTTATTTTCTTGTTCGTAAATTTTCAATTTCGAGCCCTCAGAAAAAAGAGCAGCGGGCATTTCTTAAAGCAGCGAAAAAATCAAAAAAACGATTACAGCAAAAGAGCGGAGACGCTACTATGAAAAGCTCTTCTCTTGGGACGTTAACAACATTAAAGAAAAGCAACAAGACAAAAAAGAAATCTCCTGCTCATTTAACCGTCATTGACGGGAAAAAGGGGAAAAAGAAAAATCGAGCGTCCTTTTAG
- a CDS encoding biotin/lipoate A/B protein ligase family protein, with protein MEKEVWRFIDTGNRSPSFNMALDEALLDWHSEGKFPPVIRFYGWNPPTLSVGYFQKVEKEIDMEAVKFHNLGFVRRPTGGRGVLHEHELTYSVIVSEDHPEMPSSVTEAYRVISEGILKGFHHLGLEAYFAVPKTSEEREALKNPRSAVCFDAPSWYELVVEGRKVAGSAQTRQKGVILQHGSILLDLDEEKLFSLFKYPNDRVKERMKKAFKDKAVAINAISPRRITLEEAKEAFYKGFAEGLNIELESYQLTEEELAYVQKIATERYENDEWNYKR; from the coding sequence ATGGAAAAAGAAGTATGGCGTTTTATAGATACAGGCAATCGTTCTCCATCATTTAATATGGCTTTGGATGAGGCTCTTCTTGATTGGCACAGTGAAGGGAAATTTCCCCCGGTGATTCGTTTTTATGGATGGAATCCTCCGACGTTATCCGTAGGTTATTTTCAGAAGGTTGAAAAGGAAATTGATATGGAGGCAGTAAAATTCCATAATCTTGGTTTTGTCAGAAGGCCAACAGGTGGCCGTGGTGTGCTACATGAACATGAACTTACATACAGTGTGATCGTTTCAGAAGACCACCCGGAAATGCCTAGTTCAGTTACTGAGGCGTACCGGGTTATTTCAGAGGGAATCTTGAAGGGATTTCACCATTTAGGTTTAGAGGCATATTTTGCTGTGCCAAAAACTTCAGAAGAACGAGAAGCATTGAAAAATCCACGTTCTGCTGTTTGCTTTGATGCACCAAGCTGGTATGAGCTTGTTGTGGAGGGAAGAAAGGTAGCAGGCAGTGCGCAAACAAGACAAAAGGGTGTTATTCTCCAGCACGGATCGATTCTGTTAGATTTAGACGAAGAGAAGCTGTTTAGTCTTTTTAAATATCCGAATGATCGGGTAAAAGAACGGATGAAGAAGGCCTTTAAGGATAAAGCGGTGGCTATTAATGCAATTAGTCCAAGAAGAATTACGCTGGAAGAAGCGAAGGAAGCATTCTATAAAGGGTTTGCTGAAGGGTTAAATATTGAGCTAGAATCCTATCAATTAACAGAGGAAGAGCTTGCCTACGTCCAAAAAATTGCAACTGAACGATATGAGAATGATGAGTGGAATTATAAACGATAA